The following is a genomic window from Melitaea cinxia chromosome 7, ilMelCinx1.1, whole genome shotgun sequence.
tttgttattatttttcgcGTTTTACCTTacattttatttggaaaataatttggGGCCAAGGGGTCTCCACTCCTTTGATGCCCTGAGGCTTCCAGACCTCTAAATCCAACCCTGCCTGTCCATGCCTGATAATTTCTTATCTAGTCTGGAAAAGACATGTTCAAAAACCgttgcaaatttttaaattgaaagcaTTTGTTTCAGACagaatatttagaaaataatatacaacctacagtttattttattcttttacaaaaatattaaaatatttctacaagattaaatattttagaagaatacttaataaaattttatctagaGAACTTTTACCTTGCAATTCtttatagtaaattatatattgcCATTGACGACCCCACAATTAAGCACGGTGGTGTATTAAGGTCTCTTTTCCATCAAGAACTCTATAACCTAGGACGTTTGTAGACATCAGTAGGTGGGTACAGTACAATAAACAATAGTTATTTTGTTGTGTAGTCGTCGCTATATTAGCAGACATCAAAGACTTATTTATAGTATACACGATTTGCGTGGTTCATGGGTTTTTGCTTTCGTTTCTTCCTATTCGACGAATTCGCAACTGCAACAATATCTTGTATAGAATGTGTCTTACACGCGTAACTATAGtccataaataattgtgtatttgtgtttattttaaaacaaaaaaaagagctGACTTTAAATACGTAGGTATTATTCATGATAACTCAAACTACTATAGTATAGTCGCCAGATCTCACTGAAAAATGAAACTACATTACAAGTATACTTAGGTACTTTTAAAACAAGACtcctcaaaatcggtacacccagtaaaaagttatgagattcatacaaaaaatacaattgaattaataataattataataataataaatatctacacaatacacacacggtcgtctgttcctaaagtaagcaacttaatgcgcCAAAGGGTAGTCATGAGAACCTGTTGCTTTTTAAAtcgcttaaaaaataaaatattttactttgaacTCTATTAGTATCCCTGGTCTTCGGATGGGGCTACCGAGCATCAGATCAACGGCGTTGGGCGGTTCTGCACCCTGCTTGCGGTGGGCGGCAGCAATCACCCATAGCTATCACCGCGAGACAGGCCATACCTATATCCATACCAGCCATGGAACTGATCGGCTACCAGAACCCTTTACCTGGACCGTTGACCGTAACGAATAATGGACATTCGGGTAAGCTATCAATACCATTTTCGATTTTTATGATGAAGTAATAAGTAAATTTGTACGAAATAAATTCTCGATATGTGtggataataattaaatttcatcactaatttagttttgaaaggtatttttaaaatattattttccctATCCTCATTTCATAACAAATGTGTTTGAATTTCAAAAATATCACTCTATTGCACTGAAGTTAAATTTCCTACTACAATTGgcattaattaattgtattttatttttaaaaaacatagacttaattctatttttaacgCTTTCAATTTACAGTAGCGCTAACGATCCCCAAATATTCGTCCGAGGAGGAAAAGAAAGGTTTCCGCCTGCCATATATCTTTGGCGGACCTCTTGATAACGAGTACGAGATCGAAGGCCTACACTTCCATTGGGGTGACAAGAACAATCGGGGTTCAGAACACACACTAAATGACATGAGACTGCCCCTTGAAATGCACATCATTCACAGGAACAAAAAATACAGGAGCTTGGCTGAAGCGCTCCAACATCCTGACGGCCTTTGCGTATTGGCTTTCTTTTATCAGGTACCTAAGCTGTATAGCTTACATGGTTTTGTTTATGTTagaaaattcgtttttttttatcttatatacgCTACTTTGGTAGCAAAAATTCGGCACTTTTATTTGAAACAGTGTTACCattaacttttgtttttataccaGGTTGTCGAGTTCGACGCTAAGCTTTTAACTCCAATCGTGAAGAATTTATCGGCAATTGAAAACTACAACACTACCATGCAACTTCCCCATACCTTTTCCCTTTCATCTATCCTTTCAGGACTCGACACTGAACGCTTTTACACTTACAAGGGCTCTCTGACCACTCCCCCTTGTGCTGAAGCCGTTACATGGGTTGTTTTCTCTGACTACCTTCCCATTTCAGTTTtccaggtaattttttttttattcatcctcctaatatatattcaaatttagTCAAGGTACATCATACTATTAAAATGTTGCATAAACTTGGAACGATATTTTATTAcgctacaaaaacaaataataatgtcTTATACGGTGTAGAAATAGGTAATCGTGATTATGATAAATTTTAAGCttgataacaaaataaatctattgcttTTAGATGGACAACTTCCGCGGTCTCCTCTCCAACTTGAACCTTCCCCTCGTCGACAACTTCAGACAATTACAGCCTCTATTCGGTCGTCGGATCTTCGTGCGCATTACGTCCAAGAATCCCAAATTTAAGAAAACTAAACTCCATTACTCCAAATGGGATTGGGTCGGTCATAAGAGAACTGACAATGATATCGCCGAATTCGACGATTAAAACTGCCAATGAAAACAAATCAAATTTACATTAACCACTCACCGCTTTTTGTTCTCTTTACGGGTAACCATAAACTATAATAACCATAGATTATGTATAAacaccaaaaatatatatttgttattgtgtGCACTGTAATATATTGTATGTGTGTGAATACTATAATAATGTGTAAGTTGTTAataatacatgtaaataaataagaaagatatattttatttgttttattaaaaaagcatctaatatacatattataaattagaTAAGTACGTGATATAattggttttaaaaattatctatgtTGCGTAGTTATCTGCACCAAACATGGACTGAAAAAAGAAAGACGcatatatagaataaaatatacacatacatacatctatacaaagaAAATGCTTACCTTACAACAGTACTATTTTgcatagaaaacaaaaaaaaagaacaaactgTCACACAGCATGCACTTGTTAAggataaataaaacacattttttcgatatattattataatacaactcTCAACAACaatctattatttatacaatgtttcgattcat
Proteins encoded in this region:
- the LOC123654914 gene encoding carbonic anhydrase 7 yields the protein MNSVILAIFAVLGVNVSLVFGWGYRASDQRRWAVLHPACGGRQQSPIAITARQAIPISIPAMELIGYQNPLPGPLTVTNNGHSVALTIPKYSSEEEKKGFRLPYIFGGPLDNEYEIEGLHFHWGDKNNRGSEHTLNDMRLPLEMHIIHRNKKYRSLAEALQHPDGLCVLAFFYQVVEFDAKLLTPIVKNLSAIENYNTTMQLPHTFSLSSILSGLDTERFYTYKGSLTTPPCAEAVTWVVFSDYLPISVFQMDNFRGLLSNLNLPLVDNFRQLQPLFGRRIFVRITSKNPKFKKTKLHYSKWDWVGHKRTDNDIAEFDD